One segment of Oncorhynchus tshawytscha isolate Ot180627B unplaced genomic scaffold, Otsh_v2.0 Un_contig_4692_pilon_pilon, whole genome shotgun sequence DNA contains the following:
- the LOC112238195 gene encoding LOW QUALITY PROTEIN: forkhead box protein I2-A-like (The sequence of the model RefSeq protein was modified relative to this genomic sequence to represent the inferred CDS: inserted 1 base in 1 codon) encodes MLLMIEEDTRIRTQIERIMNAFGQQPSNAQTSPIQHHSAQELLDMAVYCDNFGSMYQHQQNLHHGHHPQRPPAHPPSYGLGEYTSPTTNPYLWLNGPSIDSSPYLTGLNGASYIQSGYGANQRQFLPPPTGFGGADLGWLSISSQQELFKMVRPPYSYSALIAMAIQGAGDKRLTLSHIYQYVAENFPFYKKSKAGWQNSIRHNLSLNDCFKKVARDDDDPGKGNYWTLDPNCEKMFDNGNFRRKRKRRADLNGGDTNNTVIPVKSEDTAALKLSDTASIMSSSPLSLQNXPGSSEPKSSPSPSVEHSPCYNNFVSTMNTMLAGSNNGSTREGGRGDFGSGGHVMGDLSPHQTRENMSGLGSYSPSQITPLNTDTTHLSTANRMNYYTSAQNNHSGGLGLTNSLPNHFSVNHLIYSREGTEV; translated from the exons ATGTTGTTGATGATAGAAGAAGATACCAGGATTCGTACTCAAATAGAACGGATTATGAATGCTTTTGGACAGCAGCCATCCAACGCGCAGACAAGCCCCATTCAGCACCACAGCGCACAGGAGCTCCTGGATATGGCCGTGTACTGCGATAACTTCGGCAGCATGTACCAGCACCAGCAAAACCTCCATCATGGTCACCACCCGCAGAGGCCGCCGGCGCATCCTCCAAGCTACGGCCTCGGTGAGTACACCTCGCCGACCACCAACCCGTACCTGTGGCTAAACGGACCGAGCATCGACTCGTCTCCATACCTGACGGGATTGAATGGAGCATCGTACATACAGTCTGGATACGGAGCGAACCAGCGGCAGTTCCTGCCCCCTCCTACGGGGTTTGGTGGAGCTGACCTCGGATGGCTGTCGATCTCCAGCCAGCAAGAACTCTTCAAGATGGTTCGACCTCCTTACTCTTACTCAGCGCTCATAGCCATGGCTATCCAGGGCGCGGGGGACAAGAGGTTGACGCTGAGTCACATCTATCAGTATGTGGCAGAGAATTTTCCGTTTTATAAGAAGAGCAAAGCAGGGTGGCAGAACTCAATCAGACACAACCTGTCACTGAATGACTGTTTTAAGAAAGTTGCCCGGGATGACGATGATCCTG GAAAGGGGAATTACTGGACATTGGACCCAAACTGTGAGAAAATGTTCGATAACGGCAACTTccgaagaaagagaaagagacgagCTGACTTGAACGGAGGAGACACCAACAACACTGTTATTCCGGTGAAATCAGAAGACACTGCCGCCCTGAAGCTCTCCGACACGGCCAGCATCATGAGTTCATCCCCTCTCAGCCTCCAGA TCCCTGGTTCCTCCGAGCCCAAATCATCCCCGTCCCCGTCTGTGGAACACAGTCCCTGTTACAACAACTTTGTCTCCACTATGAACACGATGCTGGCGGGGAGTAACAACGGCTCTACCCGGGAGGGGGGCAGGGGGGACTTTGGTTCAGGAGGACATGTTATGGGGGATTTGTCGCCTCATCAGACCCGAGAGAACATGTCCGGACTTGGTTCATACTCGCCCTCTCAAATCACGCCATTGAACACTGATACCACTCACCTCTCCACAGCTAATAGAATGAACTACTACACATCAGCACAGAACAATCACAGTGGAGGCCTGGGCCTCACCAACTCTCTCCCAAACCACTTCAGTGTTAATCATTTGATATACAGCCGCGAAGGAACCGAGGTGTaa